One window of the Anaeromyxobacter dehalogenans 2CP-C genome contains the following:
- a CDS encoding ribbon-helix-helix domain-containing protein, producing MHPVDIAPDSLESSAVEGNPNRLEPMLVRLPPALAAELRNLARKTRVRQSDYLREAVADLLAKYGHLPDQRSAM from the coding sequence ATGCACCCCGTCGATATCGCACCCGATTCGCTCGAGAGCAGCGCCGTGGAAGGCAACCCGAACCGGCTCGAGCCCATGCTGGTCCGCCTGCCGCCCGCGCTCGCCGCCGAGCTGCGCAACCTGGCGCGGAAGACCCGCGTGCGCCAGTCGGACTACCTCCGCGAGGCGGTCGCCGACCTGCTCGCGAAGTACGGGCACCTGCCGGATCAGCGGAGCGCGATGTGA
- the truA gene encoding tRNA pseudouridine(38-40) synthase TruA produces MERRSYALRLAYDGGRFRGFQRQPGLPTVQQALEEALERLGVRAQLHVAARTDAGVHALAQVVSFSARAALDPAALRRGLNEGLPEGILVLDAARVGPSFHARGSAASRTYVYLVGAPPPEGLRPYAWTLPDARAFPELAEVPPLDAAAMREALGAAVGEHDFVGFARPGEQRGTVRTLLRAEVVEAGWAPLVAVVLEGKGFLRAMVRNLVGTAVAVGLGRAPPDVIRTLLATRGRYRGVRAPGWGLTLAAVRYPDGAWPSPAAPPDPAASR; encoded by the coding sequence ATGGAACGGCGCTCCTACGCACTGCGGCTCGCCTACGACGGCGGCCGGTTCCGGGGCTTCCAGCGGCAGCCCGGGCTCCCGACCGTGCAGCAGGCGCTGGAGGAGGCGCTGGAACGGCTCGGCGTCCGGGCCCAGCTGCACGTGGCGGCCCGCACCGACGCCGGCGTCCACGCGCTCGCGCAGGTCGTCAGCTTCTCCGCGCGCGCCGCCCTCGATCCGGCGGCGCTGCGGCGGGGGCTGAACGAGGGCCTGCCCGAGGGGATCCTGGTGCTGGACGCGGCGCGGGTCGGCCCGTCCTTCCACGCGCGCGGCTCGGCGGCGTCGCGCACCTACGTCTACCTCGTGGGCGCTCCGCCGCCGGAGGGGCTGCGGCCGTACGCGTGGACGCTGCCCGACGCGCGCGCGTTCCCGGAGCTCGCCGAGGTCCCGCCCCTCGACGCCGCGGCCATGCGCGAGGCGCTCGGCGCCGCGGTCGGCGAGCACGACTTCGTCGGCTTCGCCCGCCCCGGCGAGCAGCGCGGCACGGTGCGGACGCTGCTCCGCGCCGAGGTGGTCGAGGCGGGGTGGGCGCCGCTCGTGGCGGTGGTGCTGGAGGGCAAGGGGTTCCTGCGCGCGATGGTGCGGAACCTGGTGGGCACCGCGGTCGCGGTCGGCCTCGGCCGCGCCCCGCCGGACGTGATCCGCACCCTGCTCGCGACGCGCGGCCGCTACCGCGGCGTCCGCGCGCCGGGCTGGGGGCTCACGCTCGCAGCGGTGCGCTATCCGGACGGTGCGTGGCCGTCGCCCGCGGCGCCGCCGGACCCTGCAGCGTCTCGATGA
- a CDS encoding AgmX/PglI C-terminal domain-containing protein, translated as MAPGTEPNPINDDPALEGGEWLFRRAGEVFGPVDSRALAAMLYRGELEPTTPVSPGDGHWTPVGELPPFVVHAKKAQAALRVEREVTGARLLRQRRGRRKALAIAAAALLLVAGGIGGAFLMARRSAETNPLLEDFGAGIRIASVARVGVSSRAAPDDEIEVPLDGPGDAPTGAGAAGGGARGALRREQGLAGRGGPAGRAASGDVSGGELVAAQFDERKIQAVVAREQRSLVPCFRAEAARSPEFRGDVPIEFAIGNDGRVAALWVDDPRFKQGALHDCLVQALHGWRFDPFPGQRPTVSLAFRIGQ; from the coding sequence ATGGCGCCAGGCACCGAACCGAACCCCATCAACGACGACCCGGCCCTCGAGGGCGGCGAGTGGCTGTTCCGCCGCGCCGGCGAGGTGTTCGGACCGGTGGACTCCCGCGCGCTCGCCGCGATGCTGTACCGCGGCGAGCTCGAGCCGACCACGCCGGTGTCCCCCGGCGACGGCCACTGGACGCCGGTGGGCGAGCTCCCGCCGTTCGTGGTCCACGCCAAGAAGGCGCAGGCCGCCCTCCGCGTCGAGCGCGAGGTCACCGGGGCGCGGCTGCTGCGGCAGCGGCGCGGCCGGCGCAAGGCCCTGGCGATCGCGGCGGCCGCGCTCCTGCTCGTCGCCGGCGGCATCGGCGGCGCGTTCCTGATGGCCCGCCGGAGCGCCGAGACCAACCCGCTGCTCGAGGACTTCGGCGCGGGCATCCGCATCGCCTCGGTGGCGCGGGTCGGCGTCTCGAGCCGCGCCGCGCCGGACGACGAGATCGAGGTGCCGCTCGACGGGCCGGGCGACGCGCCCACGGGCGCGGGGGCCGCGGGCGGCGGGGCGCGGGGCGCGCTCCGGCGCGAGCAAGGCCTGGCCGGGCGCGGTGGCCCGGCGGGGCGCGCGGCGAGCGGCGACGTGAGCGGCGGCGAGCTGGTCGCGGCCCAGTTCGACGAGCGGAAGATCCAGGCGGTCGTGGCGCGCGAGCAGCGCAGCCTGGTCCCGTGCTTCCGCGCCGAGGCGGCCCGCTCGCCCGAGTTCCGCGGCGACGTGCCCATCGAGTTCGCCATCGGGAACGACGGCCGCGTGGCCGCGCTGTGGGTGGACGACCCGCGCTTCAAGCAGGGCGCGCTGCACGACTGCCTCGTGCAGGCGCTGCACGGCTGGCGGTTCGACCCGTTCCCGGGGCAGCGGCCGACCGTGTCGCTCGCGTTCCGGATCGGCCAGTGA
- the clpX gene encoding ATP-dependent Clp protease ATP-binding subunit ClpX, producing the protein MSRKEHHHGNLSCSFCGKGQREVRKLIAGPTVYICDECIRLCNDIIAEEAERDEGRPAVSLPTPAEIKSFLDDYVVGQDRAKKVLSVAVYNHYKRVYSRKPARPQRPGQARAAQDDVELQKSNILLVGPTGSGKTLLAQSLARFLNVPFTIADATSLTEAGYVGEDVENIIQNLLHNADYDVEKASRGIVYIDEIDKIARKGDTPSPTRDVGGEGVQQALLKIIEGTRANVTPRGGKKYNQQEYIQVDTSNVLFIVGGAFCGLEQVIRRRVGVKGLGFGAKIERKEEASLGELLARVEPGDLVRFGMIPEFVGRLPIVATLSDLGEDDLVTILTQPKNALTKQYIKLFDLEKVKLSFTKESLRATAREAMRRKSGARGLRAILEQAMLDIMYDVPYREGVKECKITEGVIVNREPPLLSFEKEKRTA; encoded by the coding sequence GTGAGCCGGAAAGAGCATCACCACGGAAACCTGTCCTGCTCGTTCTGCGGCAAGGGCCAGCGGGAGGTCCGCAAGCTCATCGCGGGGCCCACCGTCTACATCTGCGACGAGTGCATCCGGCTCTGCAACGACATCATCGCGGAGGAGGCCGAGCGGGACGAGGGCCGTCCGGCCGTCTCGCTGCCCACCCCGGCCGAGATCAAGAGCTTCCTCGACGACTACGTGGTCGGGCAGGACCGCGCGAAGAAGGTCCTCTCGGTCGCGGTCTACAACCACTACAAGCGCGTCTACTCGCGCAAGCCGGCCCGGCCGCAGCGCCCGGGGCAGGCGCGCGCGGCCCAGGACGACGTCGAGCTGCAGAAGTCGAACATCCTGCTCGTCGGGCCCACCGGCTCGGGCAAGACGCTGCTGGCGCAGTCGCTGGCGCGCTTCCTCAACGTCCCGTTCACCATCGCCGACGCCACCAGCCTCACCGAGGCGGGCTACGTGGGCGAGGACGTCGAGAACATCATCCAGAACCTGCTGCACAACGCCGACTACGACGTGGAGAAGGCGTCGCGCGGCATCGTCTACATCGACGAGATCGACAAGATCGCGCGCAAGGGCGACACGCCCTCGCCGACCCGCGACGTGGGCGGGGAGGGCGTCCAGCAGGCGCTCCTCAAGATCATCGAGGGCACGCGCGCCAACGTCACCCCGCGCGGCGGCAAGAAGTACAACCAGCAGGAGTACATCCAGGTCGATACCTCGAACGTGCTGTTCATCGTGGGCGGCGCGTTCTGCGGGCTGGAGCAGGTCATCCGCCGGCGGGTCGGCGTGAAGGGGCTCGGCTTCGGGGCCAAGATCGAGCGCAAGGAGGAGGCCAGCCTGGGCGAGCTGCTCGCGCGGGTGGAGCCCGGCGACCTGGTGCGCTTCGGGATGATCCCCGAGTTCGTCGGCCGCCTGCCCATCGTCGCGACGCTGTCCGACCTGGGCGAGGACGACCTCGTCACCATCCTCACCCAGCCGAAGAACGCGCTCACGAAGCAGTACATCAAGCTCTTCGACCTGGAGAAGGTGAAGCTGTCCTTCACCAAGGAGTCGCTGCGGGCCACCGCCCGCGAGGCGATGCGGCGCAAGTCGGGCGCCCGCGGCCTGCGCGCCATCCTCGAGCAGGCCATGCTCGACATCATGTACGACGTGCCGTACCGGGAAGGCGTGAAGGAGTGCAAGATCACGGAGGGCGTGATCGTGAACCGCGAGCCGCCGCTCCTGAGCTTCGAGAAGGAGAAGCGGACCGCCTGA
- a CDS encoding DUF6600 domain-containing protein has translation MLRRTLTLVALATLAAPALPRADDREWEEDYTDRWSDERPADYDVSVDLNSGAAVNFDTFQGALSPYGEWVVVGGYGRVWRPYVAAGWRPYYYGRWEWTSEGWLWVSDEPFGWAAYHYGRWTWDPSYGWVWIPGYQWAPAWVAWRYSGDVVGWAPLGPGVSIYVSSYPFVDAWWTFVPCGSFVSYPVYRVAYAPRYTRQYFYATAPAPPVGGGRAVPGRPGGARPAPGRPAWGGPARGAIEQRVGRPITPVRVVAAPAPGPARARPGEVSIYRPDARPAPGARSDGGRVAPGSAPTRGDGRGAPGLAPPSRGETRGAPGYAPPSGGGTRSAPGNAPSRGAPGYAPPRGGGPSAAPPARGPSAAPPARGGRAPDAGPRGEVPRAAPGYARQDRGGDPWSAGGSYGSPGVPARSAPAYSAPPARSAPSYGAPSARSAPSYAAPAARSAPAYSAPAHPAPVRAAPPAASHGGGGRAAPAPHGGGRGADRR, from the coding sequence ATGCTCCGCCGCACCCTCACCCTCGTCGCCCTCGCGACCCTCGCCGCGCCGGCCCTGCCGCGCGCCGACGACCGGGAGTGGGAAGAGGACTACACCGACCGGTGGTCGGACGAGCGTCCCGCCGACTACGACGTCTCGGTCGATCTGAACTCGGGCGCCGCCGTGAACTTCGACACGTTCCAGGGCGCGCTCTCGCCTTACGGCGAGTGGGTCGTGGTGGGCGGCTACGGGCGCGTCTGGCGGCCGTACGTCGCCGCCGGCTGGCGGCCTTACTACTACGGCCGCTGGGAGTGGACCAGCGAGGGCTGGCTCTGGGTCTCCGACGAGCCGTTCGGCTGGGCCGCGTACCACTACGGCCGCTGGACCTGGGACCCGAGCTACGGCTGGGTCTGGATCCCCGGCTACCAGTGGGCGCCGGCGTGGGTCGCGTGGCGTTACTCGGGCGACGTGGTCGGCTGGGCGCCGCTCGGGCCGGGCGTGTCGATCTACGTGTCGAGCTATCCGTTCGTGGACGCCTGGTGGACGTTCGTGCCCTGCGGCAGCTTCGTCTCGTACCCGGTGTACCGGGTGGCCTACGCGCCGCGCTACACGCGCCAGTACTTCTACGCCACCGCGCCGGCGCCGCCGGTGGGCGGCGGGCGCGCGGTGCCCGGGCGGCCCGGCGGCGCGCGCCCGGCCCCCGGCCGGCCGGCGTGGGGCGGCCCGGCGCGCGGCGCGATCGAGCAGCGCGTCGGCAGGCCCATCACGCCGGTGCGCGTCGTCGCGGCGCCCGCGCCCGGCCCGGCCCGCGCGCGGCCCGGCGAGGTCTCCATCTACCGGCCCGATGCGCGGCCCGCGCCCGGCGCGCGGTCCGACGGCGGCCGGGTCGCCCCCGGCAGCGCGCCCACCCGCGGCGACGGCCGCGGCGCGCCGGGGCTCGCGCCGCCCTCGCGCGGCGAGACCCGAGGCGCCCCGGGCTACGCGCCGCCGTCCGGCGGCGGGACCCGCAGCGCCCCAGGGAACGCGCCCAGCCGCGGCGCCCCCGGCTACGCGCCGCCCCGCGGCGGCGGCCCGTCCGCGGCGCCGCCGGCACGCGGCCCGTCCGCGGCCCCTCCCGCGCGCGGCGGCCGCGCGCCGGACGCGGGCCCGCGCGGCGAGGTGCCTCGCGCCGCGCCCGGCTACGCGCGCCAGGATCGCGGCGGCGACCCCTGGAGCGCCGGCGGGTCGTACGGCTCCCCTGGCGTCCCGGCCCGCAGCGCCCCGGCGTACTCCGCGCCCCCGGCGCGCAGCGCGCCGTCGTACGGGGCGCCGTCGGCCCGCAGCGCGCCTTCGTACGCGGCCCCGGCAGCCCGCAGCGCGCCGGCCTACTCCGCGCCCGCGCACCCCGCACCGGTCCGCGCGGCCCCGCCCGCGGCGTCGCACGGCGGCGGCGGGCGCGCGGCCCCGGCCCCGCACGGCGGGGGCAGGGGCGCCGACCGGCGCTAG
- a CDS encoding Hsp70 family protein: MERLPSDVIIGIDLGTTNSCAALAVGDGQVKLIPYKGGEYTIPSIFAIDDKGHELIGHEAKRQWQLNPRNTLYATKRLIGRAPKDDVVESVQRSVQYRVHAGDLNDVALDCHGRSYHVPEVSAKILGKIRDVASDHLGIPVKRAVVTVPAYFTDRQRQAVKEAGTLVDLEVVRIINEPTAAALAYGIGKRLDQRVLVYDLGGGTFDVSIIEIRDRVFEVKATGGDIFLGGLDFDNAVIGHVLDDFRRKHGIDLSSDPVAMQRIKDLAERTKIDLSARSEAPFSIPFITMTAQGQPLNMDLRFDRTLLEALTHHLVDRSIEIMAGVMVDAGVGAADIDEVMLVGGQTRMPIIQDRLTRYFGRPPSKGVHPDEAVAIGAALYGWSLRETSDLRIQLLDVIPMAIGIEQAGGTMHVVFPRNASIPNARTIAATNAVDGQRELVVRIFQGDHGLTAQNELLGEFTFSGVRPCRAGEVRLEIVFEVNVEGILSMSARDLDTGRQMRTTVRVTSS; encoded by the coding sequence ATGGAGCGGCTGCCCAGCGACGTCATCATCGGGATCGACCTCGGCACCACGAACTCGTGCGCCGCGCTGGCCGTCGGCGACGGCCAGGTGAAGCTCATCCCGTACAAGGGCGGCGAGTACACCATCCCGTCGATCTTCGCGATCGACGACAAGGGCCACGAGCTGATCGGCCACGAGGCCAAGCGCCAGTGGCAGCTCAACCCGCGCAACACGCTCTACGCCACCAAGCGCCTGATCGGGCGCGCGCCCAAGGACGACGTGGTCGAGTCGGTGCAGCGCTCGGTGCAGTACCGGGTGCACGCCGGCGACCTGAACGACGTGGCGCTCGACTGCCACGGCCGCAGCTACCACGTGCCCGAGGTGAGCGCGAAGATCCTCGGCAAGATCCGCGACGTCGCCTCCGATCACCTGGGCATCCCGGTGAAGCGCGCGGTGGTGACCGTGCCGGCGTACTTCACCGACCGCCAGCGCCAGGCGGTGAAGGAGGCGGGCACGCTGGTGGACCTGGAGGTGGTGCGGATCATCAACGAGCCGACCGCCGCCGCGCTCGCCTACGGCATCGGGAAGCGGCTGGACCAGCGGGTGCTGGTGTACGACCTCGGCGGCGGCACGTTCGACGTCTCCATCATCGAGATCCGCGACCGCGTCTTCGAGGTGAAGGCCACCGGCGGCGACATCTTCCTGGGCGGCCTGGACTTCGACAACGCGGTGATCGGGCACGTGCTCGACGACTTCCGCCGCAAGCACGGCATCGACCTCTCGTCGGACCCGGTGGCGATGCAGCGGATCAAGGACCTGGCCGAGCGGACCAAGATCGACCTCTCGGCCCGCTCCGAGGCGCCGTTCTCGATCCCGTTCATCACCATGACAGCGCAGGGCCAGCCGCTCAACATGGACCTGCGCTTCGACCGGACGCTGCTCGAGGCGCTCACGCATCACCTGGTGGACCGGTCGATCGAGATCATGGCCGGGGTGATGGTGGACGCGGGCGTCGGCGCGGCCGACATCGACGAGGTGATGCTGGTGGGCGGGCAGACGCGCATGCCCATCATCCAGGACCGGCTCACCCGCTACTTCGGCCGCCCGCCGTCGAAGGGCGTCCACCCCGACGAGGCGGTCGCGATCGGCGCGGCGCTGTACGGGTGGTCGCTGCGCGAGACCTCCGACCTGCGCATCCAGCTCCTCGACGTGATCCCGATGGCGATCGGCATCGAGCAGGCGGGCGGGACGATGCACGTGGTCTTCCCGCGCAACGCCTCGATCCCGAACGCGCGGACGATCGCGGCGACGAACGCGGTGGACGGGCAGCGCGAGCTGGTGGTGCGGATCTTCCAGGGCGACCACGGGCTCACCGCGCAGAACGAGCTGCTGGGCGAGTTCACGTTCAGCGGCGTCCGGCCCTGCCGCGCCGGCGAGGTGCGGCTGGAGATCGTCTTCGAGGTGAACGTCGAGGGGATCCTCTCCATGAGCGCCCGCGACCTCGACACCGGCCGGCAGATGCGCACCACCGTGCGCGTCACCTCGAGCTGA
- a CDS encoding PrkA family serine protein kinase gives MEAQRWLANVGSGVKGAFVANRSILSYPEYLQAFLEAPRAHARSAAQYLRDVLDHFGSEERDTPVGRVRRFALFDLPFDADGRQHRVAGQEEVQAAIYRALGAFVRSGRVNKLVLLHGPNGSAKSSIVSALIRGMEAYSRTPEGTLYRFHWVFPSGRAVRGGGLGFGGGRGDEPELASFAHLEGDALDARLSCPMKDHPLLLVPRAERRALLEERCRPSAREGAGERDFVLSDYLLEGEVCQYCRQVHDALLAAYRGDWLKVLRHVQVERLYVSARYQQAAVTLEPQLSVDAGYRQVTVDRSAAALPPALHALTLLEPAGPLVAGNRGLVEYSDLLKRPPEAFKYLLGMAETGRVALDQVLLQLDAVLIASANEKQLSAFKESPDFASYKGRLELVRVPYLRRASVEREVYDQQITSAAVGRHVAPHATEVAARWAVLTRLKRPLPERYEGELRSMVEELAPLEKLRLYDAGAAPDRLSLAQGKVLRKHAPDLYRESESYPNYEGRMGASARELKTALLNAAQSPATRCLTPRAVLEELRAICRERTVHDFLAQEVVDGYHDHEAFVRVVEAEVLDAIDEEIRDSMGLVSEGQYRELFGRYVALVSHWVRDEKIRNPVTGEYAPADEGRMVELEKVVMPEGENRTAFRRGLIAAVGAYRLDHPDAAEIDYVAIFPDLFRRLREHTYEERRRELGRATESLLRYLSDERASLDERARRQVERTLATLRERHGYCDECARDAILFLTRRRYEAAA, from the coding sequence ATGGAGGCGCAGCGCTGGCTGGCGAACGTCGGGTCGGGCGTGAAGGGCGCGTTCGTGGCGAACCGCTCGATCCTGTCCTACCCGGAGTACCTGCAGGCCTTCCTCGAGGCGCCGCGGGCCCACGCGCGCTCGGCCGCCCAGTACCTGCGCGACGTGCTCGACCACTTCGGGTCCGAGGAGCGCGACACGCCCGTCGGGCGGGTCCGCCGCTTCGCGCTGTTCGACCTGCCGTTCGACGCGGACGGCCGGCAGCACCGCGTCGCCGGGCAGGAGGAGGTCCAGGCCGCCATCTACCGCGCGCTCGGCGCGTTCGTCCGCAGCGGCCGGGTGAACAAGCTGGTGCTGCTGCACGGACCGAACGGCTCGGCGAAGTCGTCCATCGTCTCGGCGCTGATCCGCGGGATGGAGGCGTACTCGCGCACGCCCGAGGGGACGCTGTACCGGTTCCACTGGGTGTTCCCGAGCGGCCGCGCCGTGCGCGGCGGGGGCCTCGGGTTCGGCGGCGGGCGCGGCGACGAGCCGGAGCTGGCCAGCTTCGCGCACCTGGAGGGCGACGCGCTCGACGCGCGGCTCTCCTGCCCGATGAAGGACCATCCGCTCCTGCTGGTGCCCCGCGCCGAGCGGCGGGCGCTGCTCGAGGAGCGCTGCCGGCCGAGCGCGCGCGAGGGGGCCGGTGAGCGCGACTTCGTGCTCTCCGACTACCTGCTCGAGGGCGAGGTCTGCCAGTACTGCCGGCAGGTCCACGACGCGCTGCTGGCCGCGTACCGCGGCGACTGGCTGAAGGTGCTGCGGCACGTGCAGGTGGAGCGCCTCTACGTGTCGGCGCGGTACCAGCAGGCGGCGGTCACGCTCGAGCCGCAGCTGTCGGTGGACGCCGGCTACCGGCAGGTGACGGTGGACCGGAGCGCCGCCGCGCTGCCGCCCGCGCTGCACGCGCTGACGCTGCTCGAGCCGGCCGGCCCGCTCGTGGCCGGCAACCGCGGCCTGGTGGAGTACTCGGATCTCCTGAAGCGCCCGCCGGAGGCGTTCAAGTACCTGCTCGGCATGGCGGAGACGGGCCGGGTCGCGCTCGACCAGGTCCTGCTGCAGCTCGACGCGGTGCTCATCGCGAGCGCGAACGAGAAGCAGCTCTCCGCGTTCAAGGAGTCGCCGGACTTCGCCTCGTACAAGGGGCGCCTGGAGCTGGTGCGCGTGCCCTACCTCCGCCGCGCGTCGGTGGAGCGCGAGGTGTACGACCAGCAGATCACCTCGGCGGCGGTGGGCCGCCACGTCGCCCCGCACGCCACCGAGGTGGCGGCGCGCTGGGCGGTGCTGACCCGGCTGAAGCGGCCGCTCCCGGAGCGCTACGAGGGCGAGCTGCGCAGCATGGTGGAGGAGCTCGCGCCGCTCGAGAAGCTGCGCCTGTACGACGCCGGCGCGGCGCCGGACCGGCTCTCGCTCGCGCAGGGCAAGGTGCTGCGCAAGCACGCGCCCGACCTCTACCGCGAGTCCGAGTCGTACCCGAACTACGAGGGGCGCATGGGCGCCTCGGCGCGCGAGCTCAAGACCGCGCTGCTGAACGCGGCCCAGTCGCCCGCCACCCGCTGCCTCACGCCGCGGGCGGTGCTGGAGGAGCTGCGGGCGATCTGCCGCGAGCGCACGGTGCACGACTTCCTCGCCCAGGAGGTCGTGGACGGCTACCACGACCACGAGGCGTTCGTGCGCGTGGTCGAGGCGGAGGTGCTCGACGCCATCGACGAGGAGATCCGCGACTCGATGGGCCTCGTCTCCGAGGGCCAGTACCGCGAGCTGTTCGGGCGCTACGTGGCGCTCGTCTCGCACTGGGTGCGGGACGAGAAGATCCGCAACCCCGTCACCGGCGAGTACGCGCCGGCCGACGAGGGGCGCATGGTCGAGCTGGAGAAGGTCGTCATGCCGGAGGGCGAGAACCGCACCGCGTTCCGGCGCGGCCTCATCGCGGCGGTGGGCGCGTACCGCCTCGACCACCCGGACGCGGCCGAGATCGACTACGTGGCCATCTTCCCGGACCTGTTCCGGCGCCTGCGCGAGCACACGTACGAGGAGCGCCGGCGGGAGCTGGGGCGGGCGACCGAGAGCCTGCTCCGCTACCTCTCCGACGAGCGGGCCTCGCTCGACGAGCGGGCGCGCCGGCAGGTCGAGCGCACGCTCGCCACCCTGCGCGAGCGCCACGGCTACTGCGACGAGTGCGCGCGCGACGCGATCCTGTTCCTGACGCGCCGCCGCTACGAGGCCGCCGCCTGA
- a CDS encoding S1 family peptidase yields the protein MPRYRLLSSLGGAALVAGLFLLASPLLGLSSPRAGNPRAETVHKVFPSAVRLQIVAGENVVRSASGIAFAHEGGRSYVLTNAHVVEPAREWPEGAELRVLPSDGSAAVAAKVVARGRVPEADLAVLEVQARLPVTPLAGDDLLELGDDLVVIGAPFGKGLSVAAGIVSQVEYELAENAAAPRRARALKTDAAIGYGSSGGGVFDVPGGRLIGLVEGYRTARVAFGKDEEQYAFDVPMPGETFVAPAAKIRRFLVEKGLGRLAPSETVAGAQGPVATPAAKQF from the coding sequence GTGCCCCGCTATCGACTCCTGTCCAGCCTTGGCGGCGCGGCCCTGGTCGCCGGCCTCTTCCTCCTCGCCTCCCCGCTGCTGGGGCTCTCGTCTCCGCGCGCCGGCAACCCGCGCGCGGAGACCGTGCACAAGGTCTTCCCCTCGGCGGTCCGCCTCCAGATCGTCGCCGGCGAGAACGTGGTGCGGAGCGCCTCCGGCATCGCGTTCGCCCACGAGGGCGGCCGCAGCTACGTGCTCACGAACGCGCACGTGGTCGAGCCGGCCCGGGAGTGGCCGGAGGGCGCGGAGCTGCGCGTGCTCCCCTCCGACGGCTCCGCCGCCGTGGCCGCGAAGGTGGTCGCGCGCGGGCGCGTGCCCGAGGCCGACCTGGCCGTCCTCGAGGTGCAGGCGAGGCTGCCGGTGACGCCGCTCGCCGGCGACGACCTCCTCGAGCTCGGCGACGACCTCGTGGTGATCGGCGCGCCCTTCGGGAAGGGGCTCTCGGTGGCGGCGGGCATCGTCTCGCAGGTCGAGTACGAGCTGGCCGAGAACGCCGCGGCGCCGCGGCGCGCCCGCGCGCTCAAGACCGACGCGGCCATCGGCTACGGCAGCTCGGGCGGCGGCGTCTTCGACGTGCCGGGCGGCCGCCTCATCGGGCTCGTCGAGGGCTACCGCACCGCGCGCGTGGCGTTCGGCAAGGACGAGGAGCAGTACGCGTTCGACGTGCCCATGCCCGGCGAGACGTTCGTGGCGCCCGCGGCCAAGATCCGCCGCTTCCTGGTCGAGAAGGGGCTCGGCCGGCTCGCGCCGTCGGAGACCGTGGCCGGCGCGCAGGGACCGGTGGCGACGCCGGCGGCGAAGCAGTTCTAG
- a CDS encoding deoxycytidylate deaminase — protein MDNRVSWDEYFMNVARVVATRATCDRKHVGAVLVRDKTILSTGYNGSIRGLPHCSEAGHMMEDGHCVATVHAEANAIIQAAKNGVAIEGASIYTTASPCWPCFKLIANAGCRRIVFGEFYRDARIFEFAQRLGIELVELKVPARPDVQPPDTGVPHPVTARRTE, from the coding sequence ATGGACAACCGCGTGAGCTGGGACGAGTACTTCATGAACGTGGCGCGGGTCGTCGCCACCCGCGCCACCTGCGATCGCAAGCACGTGGGCGCGGTGCTGGTGCGCGACAAGACCATCCTCTCGACCGGCTACAACGGCTCCATCCGCGGGCTGCCCCACTGCAGCGAGGCCGGCCACATGATGGAGGACGGTCACTGCGTGGCGACCGTCCACGCGGAGGCGAACGCCATCATCCAGGCCGCCAAGAACGGCGTCGCCATCGAGGGCGCCAGCATCTACACCACCGCCTCGCCCTGCTGGCCCTGCTTCAAGCTCATCGCGAACGCCGGCTGCCGCCGGATCGTGTTCGGCGAGTTCTACCGGGACGCGCGCATCTTCGAGTTCGCGCAGCGGCTCGGGATCGAGCTCGTCGAGCTGAAGGTGCCGGCGCGGCCCGACGTGCAGCCGCCGGACACCGGCGTCCCGCACCCGGTCACGGCGCGGCGGACGGAGTAG